In Desulfosudis oleivorans Hxd3, the DNA window ATCGGTGACAATGACTTGAGCGTTTTTTTCCAGCATCACCATGTCCAGATATCCCAGCGGGTCGATGAACGTCACTGCAGGAAAATCAGCGGGCACCAGTTTCTGTTTCGTTCTGGGATGAAGGGGCAGGACCACGGGTATTTCTGCGGCGATCTGGTTCAAGGCGGTCATGATGTTGTGCAGCCGCTCCGGGTTGTCCGTGTTTTCGGCCCGGTGGATGGTGGCCAGCACAAATGCTTTGGGTGTCAGTGCCCGGGTCTGTATGATCCGGCTTTTCCCCTGTGCCCGGCCCCCGTAATAAAGGGCCGCATCATACATCACATCCCCCACGTTGACCACTGCCTGACGGGTCCGGGCCGTCAACTGATGGGGGAATCCTTCCTTTTCAAGATTCGCCACAGCGGTTCGGGTCGGGCAAAACAGCAGAGTGCTCAACTGATCCGCCACAATCCGGTTGATCTCCTCGGGCATGATCCGGTTGTAGGAACGCAGCCCGGCCTCTACATGAGCCACCGGAATATGCAGCTTGGCTGCGGCCAGGGCTCCGGCGAGGGTGGAGTCGGTGTCGCCATAGACCAGAACCCAGTCCGGCTGCTCTTTGACAAGCACCGCTTCAATAGCCTCGATCATCCGGCCCGTGTTTCTGCCGTGACTGCCCCCGCCGATGCCGAGGTTGTAATCCGGCTTCGGGATATCCAGCTCCCGGAAAAACACCTCGGACATGTTGGCATCAAAGTGCTGTCCGGTGTGGATGATGGTTTCTTTGATGGGCGTTGCCTGCTGCCCAGTTTGAGCCTGCCCGGCAATGGCCCGGGACACTGTGGCGGCTTTTATGAACTGGGGGCGGGCACCGATGATGGTGGTTATATTAATTGTATCAGGCATGATTGTAATTCTTGAATGCTTTCTTAATGTTGTTTTCAGCTTGGTTGGCTTGAATTCATCAACAGGCTGAACAGATACAGCGCATGGGCATTGCCCCACCTGGCATAAGGGATTCTGATTTTAATTGCAGGGTACGCGCCGTATATAAATCCGAGCCCTGAATCGTAAAGGTGCTTTAACGCCCAGTCTAATATCAGCTCACCCTTTCTGTCATATGACTTATCCAAAAAAGAAGCAGCCTTGTTGACATAAAAGGCGTACAACTGATTGTGAATATTGAATGGATATTTTACAGGGTGTCGATAATATATAGCCCCTGAAGATAGCAGCTGAGTTTTATTTTGAAAATCAATTCCCCTTATTATCGCATCTGCCAGGGGAATATCCAACATTCCTGAATGATGGATGTCCAGCAGGGCTTTGATGATATAGGCTTGATGAAAATCGGTCTGCACCTTATGTCGGCCGTTTTTCAAGTCCATGGTATATTTCCATTTTCCATCTTTTTCCTGGGAATCCAGAATAGATGAAACAGCAGATGCAACTTGCTCAAGCCCTTGATCTTCTCCCAGGATATGATTGATATGACATATCAGTGCCGCTCCCTTGGCTGATGCATTTATTGTGAATACCCACGGTGGTGTAACCGGTTTGTAACGAAAAAAACTGAATCCTGAATACATTTGGAAATAATTGGTTAACAGATCATATCTGACAGAACGTAATATCTCGGGGATACGTTCATCAGCTGTTTTTTGATAATAGGCACACAATACCCTGGCAACGGCAGACGTTCCAATCAGACCGGGTATATCCGGTTTGATCCCCCCGCCTTTCATATCAATGGAAATGCCCAGTCCATTCCAGCAGTGAAAACCATATCTATCTTTGAGGCTTTTTGAAATAAGCCATTCAAACTGTTCTTTGATAAAATCTTCCGGAATTCTATCTACCGGACAATTGAAATAAGCGTCAACCATACAGGCGACTGCATGAGGATATTTCCGTTTTGAAATTCCCAAAACAGTCCGGAAATTAAAAGGGCTGAATTTATTGAAATATGTCGAAGCCATCCGACCGGATTTCAACTGCCTTAGTAGCGGAACTTTCAGGCCGGATCCATCATAGATATCATAGCTTTTAAAGCCCTGTTCATATTCCAGACGGAATATATGCTCGTATATCTTTTTGAGATCAGCCATAAACCTTCCGAATACTTTCTATAATAGCTTTTTGCATGTCAGTTTCAACAGGCACATCCTGCATTCTTATTACAGGGGAGCTGGCCCCCTTTCGCCCATGCACCGGGCCGAACCGTTTCAGCCTGCCCTTTACTTGCTCCACCACCTCCGGCCAGTTTTTGCAAATCTCTTCATACCGGACTCTGACCCAACGATCCTGATCCAACTCTTGAAACGCCCGATCAATCATGCTGTCCACACCATGAATCTGGCGAACCACCTGTTCCACAAAATCAAGATCTTTGATCTGCTCATAGTTATCCGGTTTGATAGAATACCATTTGTCAGTCGATCCCAGAAACCGTTGTCTGTGTTCAATGATGGAGTCGGCAACAGGAAAGGGATCACGTACGGTATGAATAAAAACACTGTCCGGAAACAGTTTTGCCAGGGAGGCCACTCTCTGACTATTGGTCTGGTTCTTAAAAACAAGGGGTTTTTTCAATCGATCCTGAATGTTCCTAATGGTATTGACCATAGGAGAAAAATCCACACCAGACAACATCTCCTCTGTCAGACAGCTGACATCTTTGGGATACCACTGATACCAGAACTTGCCTGATTCATTAGGACTGGCCCACCCTTTTGTCCGGCCGTTGTCACTTGAAAAATTATTATGGGGTCTGTCGCCATATAGTTTATCATGCAGTACCATCCCACTGAAAAGGGAGTGATAAAACAGGTTGGAGAGATTGGAAAGATAACCGACGTCAAGCATATTGGTCAAAACCTGATAAAGAAGGGTAGTTCCCGTCCGGGGAGCCCCCACAATGAAAACAATGCCGGTGTCGGTAGTGCGGGAATCGACCAGATCCCTGATGGTTACCCCTTGATACAATCTCCCTGGGGGCCAAGAAATATGGCTGAGCACCTTGAGTGTCAGCCGTCGGGTTTTGGTGTCTATTTTATCCATTCTCTTTTCAATCAACCTTTTTTCTTTTTAATAAATTGCCGGCCCAGTCAACCAGTTTCCCTTTGTTGTTGTGCCATTCACATGAATAAAAAACCCGCAGTTCAGGATTATATTTTGATTTATGATCGCACAGGTGCTTGGTATTGGCCCCCATGAACTCATATTCAAACACCCCTTCGTCCGCATATCGTTCTATTCCTGACCAATGGAGCAATTCATTGGCTCCCTGCTGATTTCGGCTGGGTTGAATCCCGCCGATCCAGTGGTGCACCCTGTTGTTAAGCTTTATCAGAATATTACCTGACACGAACCCTTCATTATCAAACACACCGGTTGTTTCGATAAAATCACCGGCCCGGGATGTCAATAACCTGTCTATCAATTCCCGGTTCAAGGCAAAAGACAGTCCCTGCTCTTTGTATCTTTCAGATACAGCTTTTATAACCTGAAGGGCCATGTTGTTGTCCACATGTTTATACGTCAATCCATTCTGCAGGGCCTTACGGATTCCTGTTCTGATCCTGCCGTCAAATTTTTCAAACACTTCATGTTTATCTGAAATATTCAAAAAATACGTGTATACCGGATTACACTGATACCCTTTCCACTTAAATGGGCGGACATCATCCAACCCCGAAACACAATTCAGCCGGATATAATCGCATCCCACTTGATTCACAAGAAAATCATGTAATACCTCGACAGTTTTCTGGTTCTGTTTTTCAATACGGTACTGATTATCAGATGTCGCCGCTATCAAAGGTCCCATCCATGGTGAAGCAACTTTTGGAGGTGGGGACATGCAAATCGTGAATCCAATATATTTTTTTAGAAAAATCGGCATGATCCCGGACAAGTTGCCCCCTGACCGGATCACCAGAGGTTTGAACTCAAACCCTGTTTTCCACTGCACAATTTCCAGCCAGTCATACAGAAGAAAAAAATTACCCAACGGGTGATTCAGAACAAACTGATCCCATTGATCTTTAAAGTCTGAACCTTCAACACTGATGTCATAGTTTGCCATTACCTACCCTATTTCATCCCAGGGACTCATCAATATCTCTGCACAGCCAGAACCTGGCATGTCTTCGGCGGCATTCCTTTAAAATTTCCTCATACACCCACCGGTAACCGGGAAACTCTTTTTCATTGAGCATATGCTGGTGCCAGAGAATGGTAAAAAAGGTAGCGGTTTTCTGGGAATAATCCATCCATTCCACTGCCCGTTTCAGCGCGTTTTGCTTATTATTTTCAACTTCCTTGAAAAGGCAGCACTCCATAATGGTCAATGGAATGATGTTCATACCGGATATTTCATCAACAAAAGGCGCGGTCCGTCCATCCTTGTATCCGCTGGTGTCTGTTCTGCCAAGGCTCGTATCATAGGTGAATCCGGCTTTTCTCTGTAACATCCAAGTATCGGGTTCATCCAGATTCAGGTAGTGCTGGCGGATTCCCGTCACTTGATTCCCCAGCATGTCTTCCAGGATTTTTTTTTCCGTTGCAAGCAATGACTGATCCTGAAACGACCGGTAGCTGCCGTGTAAGCCGATCTCCCATCCGCCGGCATCCAATTGTCGGATCAATTTACCGATCTCTGGTTCCCGTATGGAATACCGCCCCACAGACAATTTCCATGTACCGGGTTTCAATGGTTTAAAAGGGATGGTTTCATGAAGAAAAAACAGCGTGGACCTGGCATCATACTTGGATTCCAATTCAGCCATGTCATCGAAAGTCCAATATGGCTGTTCACCTGTAATCAGTGTTTTTAGGTTCCGCCACCGCCCTTTTTTCAGATCTTTGGTGAGATACTGATGGGTTTTGCGGACCCGGTCAATGTCATGGGTCAGGCAGACGTTCAATTTATTCATTATCATCATGGATCACGGATTCAATTATGCTTTTGAACCAATCTGCCACCTTCCCAGCATAAAAATGTTCCTTGGCATAATTGTAATTGTACTCAGACATCTGGTGCATCAGTTCAGGGCGGTCCAGCAGATAACGAATTTTTTTAGCAATATGCTCCGGATCACGGGTGTCTAAAAACAAGCCCATTTTACCGTCCTCAAAAAAATCTGAAATACCACTTACTCGAGTAGTAATGACCGGAAGTCCAAAAGCCATGGCCTCTAGAACCGAGGTCGGCATCCCTTCGCCATGAGCAGAAGGAAACACATAGACATGAGCACTTTTGAATACCCCTGTCTTTTGTTTTTCTCTGACATATCCCGGAAACTGGATATCAAGGTTCTGTGAATCGGCCTGTGCCTTCAGTTCTTCAAGCATGTTGCCTTGTCCTGCCATGATGCATTTCAAATTTTTCAATCCGTTTCGGCTGAACAAAAGCTGATACGCCTGAATAACTCCCCGGACCCCTTTGGCCTCGGAGATGTTGCCAAGATACAGGATGGTCGGATTTTTGTTTTCAGCCCGCTCCTTTGACAGACGCTGAAAATTTACATCCTCCAGCAACTGTTCATCGACTATAGTTGTTCCAAGACTAATCGGCCCTGTGTAACCCCAATGCCGCAATTTTTTCTTGAACCCGGCGGACAAAACAATAATATGATCGGCGGTTAGAAACGTCCGGTTCAACCAGGTTTTCAACCCAAAAGACGCACCAATTCTTTTTTCAAAACCAAGATTCCATCCATGGAAAAAAACCACCTTGCGCACATGAACCGGTGATAACAGAACATAAAGTCCATCCCGGAAAAAACCACCAACGCCTAATGATGAATTGATAACCACCACATCAGTATCAGACCATGTTCTTCTGCAAAATAGAACATAATCCTTCACCATTCGCCCGGGGACTGAAGTTCCAGATTCTTCTCGGCTGACATTTCCGCGATATACATATTGATAATCAGCACCTAAATGTTTCTTTATCGACAGATAATAATTGGCCACCCCACCCATGCCATGCAATCTTGGAACCAAAATCTTAATAGGAATTATGCTCATATTCTTAATATTTGTTATTTTGAATGGCAATATTAGATTTAGCCGCCCTTAGCGTCGAACCTATGAGCAATCCAAAAATTGAATAACTGGTTACATACCAAAGTTGTGTAGAAAGAGATAACACGAGGTTTGTAGCCACTGTTGCCCAAAAAACCATTTTGAGCTGAGGGAATAAAATTGGATGTTCTAACGTAGTTTCATAGAGTTTAAATTTTTTGATCATTTGCCAGAAAATTAAAATAAATAAAATTAAACCGATTAAACCGGAACCATGAAGAATATTATTATAATCAATGTGAATCGTTCTTCCGGTTTGCTTCCAGTAATTAAAATACTCCACCGAGTTAAAAAGTTCGGAACCGAATAAGCTGTGTGACAAAGATTTATTAAAAAACTCATACCATACTTCCTTAGTTTCGTTAACCCGTCCAAATGCTTTCTCGTCAAATTCCCTTTCGATGCTATAAACAATCCTTTGTTCAAACAAATTTTGAAGTCTCTGTTCTTGCCAGTGGTAAACACCCCAAAAGCCGATTCCAATGAAAATAAGTAAACTTATAAGAGTTTTCTTATATTTGGAAGAACTCAAATATAACAAGATTAAAAAAGACACCATCATTGCCAAAATTGAACCACGTCTAAAAGTAATCAATGTTACAATTGCAGCAAAACCATACATGACGGTTGCTATCAATTTGCTCCTGTCTTTTTTTAGAAGCGCATAGGTCAATGGAGCAACTGCAATGGCGTAACAAAAAATATAGGTCATCGTTACCCCCGTTGCGCCAAGGTAAAAGCCATCTTCGCTATAGGCTTTTTCGCCAAAATGAAACATTTGAGCTAACACATAGTTAATTTGCAGGATACCAGCTCCAATTAGAAGGGAGATATGAAGTCTTTTTAATCCAGCCTGAGTATCAATATTGTAAAAAGCGATCGGAATCATAGATAGCGATATGGCAAATTTGGTATATGTGCTTAATGATCTAAAAATATTAGATGAAAATAAAACTAAAATTAATAAATAAAGCAAAAAAAAGACAATACTACATGTTAATTTATCAGACTTTATTTTTCTTACATAAAAGAATGCAATTAGCAAAATAACTGGCACTCGGATAATCCCACTATGAATTGAAGCGCTCGCTCCGCCTGTAAATTCCACGAGGCAATCCGCAATAGTATTAATTGGAATAATGGCATATATCAAATTTTTTCTAAATACAGTTAAAGGCAGTAAAAGTAAAACGCCCATTGGTAGTATGAATAAAAAAGGATGTGAGGTTATAAAATTCATATTTAATTAAATTTAATTTGTCTACTTTTAACAAAATTTACATTTTTAAAAGTATATTTTGTATGGAATTGAATATCATTAATACCGCTTTAAAACTTTATATTTAATCGTTGTTTTTCTAAAAAAAGAAATTGAACGATTCAAAAAACTTTTAAACTCGCTAACGCAAAACACAATCATTAAATTAATAAAATTCGGATGAGGTGAAAATAGTTTATAGTCCCACTCTTTTATCTGCTGTTTCGCTATGATTTCAATTAAAAAAATCTCAGATCCATTGAGTGCCTTTTTCCAAGAGTCAATTTTTTCAGTATTGAATGGGTTGAGCAGCCCTTGATGCAATTTTTTTTGATTATAAGGAATTGAATGGTAGTAGGAGTTACCTTCAACAAGGACATTTTTTAATGTGGCATTAAGCCTTAACGCATCACATATTTTTGTCAACGTATTTGTAGGGTTTAAGATCAGTTCTTCATATTTAACAACATAGCCGCAATTAAACGCCTTAATGTTTTTAATCATGTTATGAAATTTTACCC includes these proteins:
- the wecB gene encoding non-hydrolyzing UDP-N-acetylglucosamine 2-epimerase, producing MPDTINITTIIGARPQFIKAATVSRAIAGQAQTGQQATPIKETIIHTGQHFDANMSEVFFRELDIPKPDYNLGIGGGSHGRNTGRMIEAIEAVLVKEQPDWVLVYGDTDSTLAGALAAAKLHIPVAHVEAGLRSYNRIMPEEINRIVADQLSTLLFCPTRTAVANLEKEGFPHQLTARTRQAVVNVGDVMYDAALYYGGRAQGKSRIIQTRALTPKAFVLATIHRAENTDNPERLHNIMTALNQIAAEIPVVLPLHPRTKQKLVPADFPAVTFIDPLGYLDMVMLEKNAQVIVTDSGGVQKEAYFHGVPCVTVRDETEWVELVEVRVNALAGSKKDEIIQSYHSMKNKPVEAKLLYGNGDSASKIVSFLTESITV
- a CDS encoding sulfotransferase family protein; its protein translation is MDKIDTKTRRLTLKVLSHISWPPGRLYQGVTIRDLVDSRTTDTGIVFIVGAPRTGTTLLYQVLTNMLDVGYLSNLSNLFYHSLFSGMVLHDKLYGDRPHNNFSSDNGRTKGWASPNESGKFWYQWYPKDVSCLTEEMLSGVDFSPMVNTIRNIQDRLKKPLVFKNQTNSQRVASLAKLFPDSVFIHTVRDPFPVADSIIEHRQRFLGSTDKWYSIKPDNYEQIKDLDFVEQVVRQIHGVDSMIDRAFQELDQDRWVRVRYEEICKNWPEVVEQVKGRLKRFGPVHGRKGASSPVIRMQDVPVETDMQKAIIESIRKVYG
- a CDS encoding GNAT family N-acetyltransferase, which gives rise to MANYDISVEGSDFKDQWDQFVLNHPLGNFFLLYDWLEIVQWKTGFEFKPLVIRSGGNLSGIMPIFLKKYIGFTICMSPPPKVASPWMGPLIAATSDNQYRIEKQNQKTVEVLHDFLVNQVGCDYIRLNCVSGLDDVRPFKWKGYQCNPVYTYFLNISDKHEVFEKFDGRIRTGIRKALQNGLTYKHVDNNMALQVIKAVSERYKEQGLSFALNRELIDRLLTSRAGDFIETTGVFDNEGFVSGNILIKLNNRVHHWIGGIQPSRNQQGANELLHWSGIERYADEGVFEYEFMGANTKHLCDHKSKYNPELRVFYSCEWHNNKGKLVDWAGNLLKRKKVD
- a CDS encoding polysaccharide deacetylase family protein; this translates as MAELESKYDARSTLFFLHETIPFKPLKPGTWKLSVGRYSIREPEIGKLIRQLDAGGWEIGLHGSYRSFQDQSLLATEKKILEDMLGNQVTGIRQHYLNLDEPDTWMLQRKAGFTYDTSLGRTDTSGYKDGRTAPFVDEISGMNIIPLTIMECCLFKEVENNKQNALKRAVEWMDYSQKTATFFTILWHQHMLNEKEFPGYRWVYEEILKECRRRHARFWLCRDIDESLG
- a CDS encoding glycosyltransferase family 4 protein, which encodes MGGVANYYLSIKKHLGADYQYVYRGNVSREESGTSVPGRMVKDYVLFCRRTWSDTDVVVINSSLGVGGFFRDGLYVLLSPVHVRKVVFFHGWNLGFEKRIGASFGLKTWLNRTFLTADHIIVLSAGFKKKLRHWGYTGPISLGTTIVDEQLLEDVNFQRLSKERAENKNPTILYLGNISEAKGVRGVIQAYQLLFSRNGLKNLKCIMAGQGNMLEELKAQADSQNLDIQFPGYVREKQKTGVFKSAHVYVFPSAHGEGMPTSVLEAMAFGLPVITTRVSGISDFFEDGKMGLFLDTRDPEHIAKKIRYLLDRPELMHQMSEYNYNYAKEHFYAGKVADWFKSIIESVIHDDNE
- a CDS encoding O-antigen ligase family protein, whose protein sequence is MEFTGGASASIHSGIIRVPVILLIAFFYVRKIKSDKLTCSIVFFLLYLLILVLFSSNIFRSLSTYTKFAISLSMIPIAFYNIDTQAGLKRLHISLLIGAGILQINYVLAQMFHFGEKAYSEDGFYLGATGVTMTYIFCYAIAVAPLTYALLKKDRSKLIATVMYGFAAIVTLITFRRGSILAMMVSFLILLYLSSSKYKKTLISLLIFIGIGFWGVYHWQEQRLQNLFEQRIVYSIEREFDEKAFGRVNETKEVWYEFFNKSLSHSLFGSELFNSVEYFNYWKQTGRTIHIDYNNILHGSGLIGLILFILIFWQMIKKFKLYETTLEHPILFPQLKMVFWATVATNLVLSLSTQLWYVTSYSIFGLLIGSTLRAAKSNIAIQNNKY